A stretch of Sulfurovum zhangzhouensis DNA encodes these proteins:
- the gdhA gene encoding NADP-specific glutamate dehydrogenase, producing the protein MNYITEAMNRAKLTNCQSDITFFQALEEVLTSIKPVIKENPKYLENNIIERIIYPNREIRFKIEWLDDKNNIQVNNGYRVQFNNALGPYKGGVRFHPSVNPDILKFLAFEQIFKNAITGLHIGGAKGGADFDPKGKSDKEIMKFCQAFMTAFYNSIGADIDILGGDIGVGEREVGYLFGQYKTLTNSYDSIITSKPIALGGSKGRASATGYGLVYFTQTLLEDMGETLKGKICTISGSGNVAIHAIEKLYDIGAIPVTCSDSKGTIHDPNGIDLALLKQIKLVNRASLEDYAEERKAATYVKREDYEGGSYVWSIPCFAAFPCATQNELGEESAQKLIDNEIKIIAEGANMPTTPQGIELFMKNKIIFAPAKAANAGGVAVSVLEMSQNNSLNYMSAAEVDEKLQGIMSKIYKDIKKTCDKYSLGLDLASGANILGFKRVANALIAQGV; encoded by the coding sequence TTGAATTACATTACAGAGGCCATGAACCGGGCTAAATTGACTAACTGTCAGTCCGACATTACATTTTTTCAAGCATTAGAAGAGGTACTCACCTCGATCAAACCTGTTATAAAAGAAAATCCAAAGTATCTTGAGAACAATATCATCGAACGTATCATCTATCCAAACAGAGAGATCCGTTTTAAGATCGAATGGCTGGATGACAAAAACAACATTCAAGTGAACAACGGTTACCGTGTACAGTTCAACAATGCATTGGGTCCGTACAAAGGAGGTGTACGATTTCATCCATCAGTGAATCCTGATATTCTAAAGTTCCTTGCTTTTGAGCAGATCTTCAAAAATGCTATTACCGGGTTGCATATCGGCGGTGCAAAAGGGGGAGCGGACTTTGACCCTAAAGGCAAAAGCGATAAAGAGATCATGAAGTTCTGTCAGGCATTTATGACAGCCTTCTATAACAGTATCGGTGCGGATATCGATATCCTCGGTGGAGATATCGGTGTGGGTGAACGAGAGGTCGGCTATCTCTTTGGTCAATACAAAACACTGACCAACAGTTATGACAGTATCATCACATCCAAACCTATCGCTCTTGGCGGAAGTAAGGGAAGAGCCTCAGCAACCGGTTATGGTCTGGTCTACTTTACGCAAACACTGCTTGAGGATATGGGAGAGACACTCAAAGGAAAGATCTGTACCATCAGCGGAAGCGGTAACGTAGCGATCCATGCCATCGAGAAGCTTTATGACATCGGTGCCATTCCGGTAACCTGTTCAGACTCAAAAGGCACCATACATGATCCTAACGGGATCGATCTTGCCCTGCTTAAACAGATCAAACTGGTCAATCGTGCTTCTCTGGAAGACTATGCAGAAGAGAGAAAAGCAGCCACATATGTCAAAAGAGAGGATTATGAAGGCGGAAGTTATGTATGGAGCATTCCATGTTTTGCTGCCTTTCCTTGTGCAACACAGAATGAACTGGGAGAAGAGAGTGCACAAAAACTGATTGATAATGAGATAAAGATCATTGCTGAAGGTGCAAACATGCCTACAACGCCGCAAGGTATAGAACTCTTCATGAAAAACAAAATCATCTTTGCCCCGGCAAAAGCAGCGAATGCGGGTGGTGTAGCAGTATCAGTCCTAGAGATGAGCCAGAATAATTCACTCAACTATATGAGTGCTGCAGAGGTCGACGAAAAACTTCAGGGCATCATGTCAAAGATCTATAAAGATATCAAAAAAACCTGTGATAAATACTCATTAGGTCTTGATCTGGCTTCCGGGGCTAATATCCTTGGATTTAAACGTGTAGCAAATGCATTGATCGCACAGGGGGTATAA
- the def gene encoding peptide deformylase has translation MVREIVVYPDKRLKLVSKEVETFNGALHDLLDDMYDTMIQSNGVGLAAIQVGIDQRILIINEPNENDAQLRENTLEMINPVIIEKSGATKYQEGCLSVPGYYDDVERYQYVKVEYLDRNGQSHTIENDGFLAIAIQHEMDHLDGKVFVEKLSFTKRKRFEKEWKKRQKVS, from the coding sequence ATGGTTAGAGAGATTGTCGTATATCCGGATAAGAGATTAAAGCTTGTCTCTAAAGAGGTAGAAACATTTAACGGTGCCTTGCATGATCTGCTGGATGACATGTACGATACAATGATTCAAAGCAATGGTGTAGGTCTTGCTGCAATCCAGGTAGGCATCGATCAGAGGATACTGATCATTAATGAACCTAATGAAAATGATGCACAGCTAAGAGAAAATACCTTAGAGATGATCAACCCTGTGATTATAGAAAAGAGCGGTGCTACAAAGTATCAGGAGGGATGTCTCTCTGTTCCCGGATACTATGATGATGTAGAACGCTATCAATATGTCAAAGTAGAGTACCTGGATAGAAACGGTCAATCACATACGATTGAAAATGACGGCTTTCTTGCTATTGCGATCCAACATGAGATGGATCATTTGGATGGAAAGGTCTTTGTAGAAAAACTCTCATTTACAAAACGTAAACGTTTTGAAAAAGAGTGGAAAAAACGTCAAAAAGTCTCCTAA
- a CDS encoding YeiH family protein: MPFSPEKRKDTISGILFVAIFAAAATFISQFPAVQAMGISPLVIGIVIGIFYANTLHNKTPEAWQGGITFSAKKILRFAIVFYGFRLTFQEIIDVGMAGFLVSLIMLASTFILGTWLGHKIFGMEKDTSMLTASGASVCGAAAVLATEPVLKSEEYKAAIAVSMVVLFGTISMFLYPVLYSAIIEPAVGFLHMTAREFGIYVGGTIHEVAQVVAVPASIPNAPKEMADAAVIVKMTRVIMIAPMLIILGIYLSYTARKEGGAGEKVKLVIPWFAVYFIGVAGFNSLHLVPTDIVSVINEIDTFLLTMAMTALGMGTRFAKFKGLGLAPIYTASAMFAWLVIGGFIVTKAICSVF; this comes from the coding sequence ATGCCTTTTTCTCCAGAAAAAAGAAAAGATACGATCAGCGGTATCTTGTTTGTAGCGATCTTTGCGGCTGCAGCGACATTTATCTCCCAATTCCCTGCTGTACAGGCAATGGGTATCTCTCCACTTGTCATCGGTATCGTGATCGGTATCTTCTATGCCAACACTCTACATAACAAGACGCCTGAAGCATGGCAGGGAGGGATCACTTTCTCGGCGAAAAAGATCCTCCGTTTTGCAATCGTCTTCTACGGTTTCAGACTGACTTTCCAAGAGATCATTGATGTAGGTATGGCAGGATTCCTTGTTTCTCTTATCATGCTGGCTTCTACGTTTATCCTGGGTACATGGTTGGGTCATAAGATCTTTGGTATGGAAAAAGATACTTCTATGTTGACTGCCTCTGGAGCATCAGTGTGTGGTGCAGCTGCGGTACTTGCGACAGAGCCTGTACTGAAGTCTGAAGAGTATAAAGCAGCGATCGCTGTATCTATGGTGGTACTTTTCGGTACGATCTCTATGTTCCTCTACCCGGTACTCTATAGTGCGATCATTGAACCGGCAGTTGGATTCTTGCATATGACTGCTAGAGAGTTCGGTATCTATGTGGGTGGTACGATCCACGAGGTTGCTCAAGTTGTTGCTGTTCCTGCTTCTATCCCAAATGCACCTAAAGAGATGGCAGATGCAGCCGTGATCGTTAAGATGACAAGAGTGATCATGATCGCTCCGATGCTGATCATCCTTGGTATCTACTTAAGCTACACTGCTAGAAAAGAGGGTGGTGCAGGTGAAAAAGTAAAACTTGTGATCCCTTGGTTCGCAGTTTACTTCATCGGTGTTGCAGGTTTCAACTCACTACACCTTGTACCTACAGATATCGTAAGCGTGATCAACGAGATCGATACGTTCCTACTTACGATGGCGATGACTGCTCTTGGTATGGGAACACGTTTTGCGAAGTTCAAAGGACTGGGACTCGCACCGATCTATACAGCATCAGCAATGTTCGCATGGCTGGTGATCGGTGGATTCATCGTTACTAAAGCGATTTGTTCAGTATTCTAA